Proteins found in one Chlamydia pneumoniae TW-183 genomic segment:
- the rsmH gene encoding 16S rRNA (cytosine(1402)-N(4))-methyltransferase RsmH: MSERAHIPVLVEECLALFAQRPPQTFRDVTLGAGGHAYAFLEAYPSLTCYDGSDRDLQALAIAEKRLETFQDRVSFSHASFEDLANQPTPRLYDGVLADLGVSSMQLDTLSRGFSFQGEKEELDMRMDQTQELSASDVLNSLKEEELGRIFREYGEEPQWKSAAKAVVHFRKHKKILSIQDVKEALLGVFPHYRFHRKIHPLTLIFQALRVYVNGEDRQLKSLLTSAISWLAPQGRLVIISFCSSEDRPVKWFFKEAEASGLGKVITKKVIQPTYQEVRRNPRSRSAKLRCFEKASQ, from the coding sequence ATGTCCGAACGTGCGCATATTCCCGTATTAGTTGAAGAATGTTTAGCTTTATTTGCTCAACGTCCTCCACAGACTTTTCGAGATGTCACCTTAGGAGCTGGAGGACATGCGTATGCTTTTCTTGAGGCGTATCCCTCTCTAACTTGTTATGATGGCTCCGATCGAGATCTTCAGGCTTTGGCAATTGCAGAAAAACGTTTGGAGACCTTTCAAGATAGAGTCTCCTTTTCCCACGCCTCTTTTGAAGATCTTGCGAACCAACCCACTCCACGTCTTTATGACGGAGTTCTTGCAGATTTAGGAGTCTCTTCTATGCAGCTGGATACTCTATCCCGAGGGTTTAGCTTTCAAGGGGAAAAAGAAGAGTTGGATATGCGTATGGATCAAACGCAAGAGCTTTCCGCTAGCGATGTCCTGAACTCCCTAAAAGAAGAAGAACTAGGGAGAATTTTTCGTGAATATGGAGAGGAACCACAATGGAAATCTGCAGCTAAAGCTGTTGTCCATTTTCGTAAGCATAAAAAAATTCTTTCGATCCAGGATGTAAAAGAAGCTCTTCTTGGCGTTTTCCCTCACTATCGTTTTCATAGAAAAATACATCCACTCACCTTGATTTTTCAAGCTCTACGTGTTTATGTGAATGGAGAGGATAGACAATTGAAAAGTTTACTAACATCTGCTATATCTTGGCTGGCTCCTCAGGGACGGCTTGTCATTATTTCTTTTTGTAGCTCTGAGGATCGTCCTGTGAAGTGGTTTTTTAAAGAGGCGGAAGCTTCTGGCCTGGGGAAGGTAATCACAAAGAAAGTGATCCAACCTACCTACCAAGAAGTACGAAGAAATCCTAGATCGAGATCAGCAAAACTACGGTGTTTTGAAAAAGCTTCCCAATGA
- a CDS encoding DUF5399 family protein, with amino-acid sequence MVEIFNYSTSIYEQHASNNRIVSDFRKEIQMEGISIRDVAKHAQILDMNPKPSALTSLLQTNQKSHWACFSPPNNFYKQRFSTPYLAPSLGSPDQQDEDIEKISSFLKVLTRGKFSYRSQITPFLSYKDKEEEEDEDPEEDDDDPRVQQGKVLLKALDLGVKSTNVMIDYVISRIFQFVQG; translated from the coding sequence ATGGTAGAAATTTTTAATTATAGCACGTCTATATATGAGCAACATGCTTCCAATAATAGGATAGTCAGCGACTTTCGCAAAGAAATCCAGATGGAAGGCATCTCCATTCGTGATGTTGCCAAGCATGCGCAAATTTTGGATATGAACCCCAAGCCTTCGGCTTTGACGTCTCTTTTACAGACAAATCAAAAGTCGCACTGGGCATGTTTTTCCCCTCCAAATAATTTTTACAAACAGCGTTTTTCCACACCCTACCTGGCACCTTCTTTAGGATCTCCAGACCAACAAGATGAAGACATAGAAAAAATCTCCTCATTTTTAAAAGTTCTCACTCGAGGGAAGTTTTCCTATCGCAGTCAAATTACTCCCTTTTTGTCTTACAAAGATAAAGAAGAAGAGGAAGACGAAGATCCTGAAGAAGACGATGACGATCCTAGAGTACAACAAGGGAAAGTGCTCTTAAAAGCTCTAGATCTTGGAGTCAAGTCTACAAATGTGATGATAGACTATGTGATCTCTCGTATCT